Proteins co-encoded in one Brassica oleracea var. oleracea cultivar TO1000 chromosome C4, BOL, whole genome shotgun sequence genomic window:
- the LOC106340301 gene encoding 6,7-dimethyl-8-ribityllumazine synthase, chloroplastic, which translates to MKSLASPPCLRLTPTTRPHLHSRQSSSTVIKSNSLSFSSSASGFASPLAVEKELRLETSAVRHVTGSLIRGEGLRFAIVVARFNEVVTKLLLEGAIETFKKYSVREEDIQVIWVPGSFEIGVVAQNLGKSGKFNAVLCVGAVIRGDTTHYDAVANSAASGVLSAGINSGVPCIFGVLTCEDMDQALNRSGGKAGNKGAETALTALEMASLFEHHLK; encoded by the exons ATGAAGTCGTTAGCTTCGCCGCCGTGTCTCCGCCTAACTCCGACGACACGCCCTCATCTCCACTCGCGTCAATCGTCTTCCACTGTAATCAAATCCAATAGCTTATCATTCTCCTCATCCGCATCAG GTTTCGCGTCACCACTCGCTGTAGAGAAGGAGCTGCGCCTAGAGACGTCTGCTGTTCGCCACGTCACTGGGTCGCTTATCAGAGGGGAAGGTCTTAGATTTGCCATC GTTGTTGCTCGGTTCAATGAGGTTGTGACGAAGTTGCTGTTGGAAGGAGCTATTGAGACTTTCAAGAAGTATTCAGTCAGAGAAGAAGACATCCAA GTTATTTGGGTTCCTGGAAGCTTTGAGATTGGGGTTGTTGCACAAAACCTTGGCAAGTCTGGAAAGTTCAATGCCGTTCTATGTGTCGGTGCTGTG ATAAGAGGAGATACTACTCATTATGATGCTGTTGCCAATTCTGCTGCATCTGGAGTACTTTCTGCTGGCATTAACTCAG GTGTTCCATGCATTTTTGGTGTACTGACATGCGAGGACATGGATCAG GCTCTGAATCGATCTGGTGGCAAAGCCGGAAACAAGGGAGCTGAAACTGCTTTGACAGCG CTCGAGATGGCGTCCTTGTTTGAGCACCACCTGAAATAG
- the LOC106339520 gene encoding 4-hydroxy-tetrahydrodipicolinate reductase 1, chloroplastic encodes MATTNWLVSSPTPSVFLHPSGSPRLAFASIKNQTLLKTRVSFLTNAKRRLPAVLSMTATEEGAVKSVLPGNGISIMVNGCTGKMGKAVIKAADSAGVNIVPTSFGSASEAGQTVEVCGKEITVHGPTEREEFLSSVFEKHPELIVVDYTIPTAVNDNAELYSRVGVPFVMGTTGGDREKLYESVEEARIYAVISPQMGKQVVAFLAAMEIMAEQFPGAFSGYSLEVMESHQASKLDASGTAKAVISCFQELGVSYDMDQIQLIRDPKQQVEMVGVPEEHVSGHAFHLYHLTSPDETVSFEFQHNVCGRSIYAEGTVDAVLFLAKKIRLKADQRIYNMIDVLREGNMR; translated from the exons ATGGCTACGACGAACTG GCTAGTGTCGTCTCCGACTCCAAGTGTGTTCCTTCATCCCTCAGGGAGCCCTCGTCTCGCGTTTGCTTCTATAAAGAACCAAACTTTACTTAAAACCCGTGTTAGCTTTCTTACCAATGCGAAACGTCGTCTTCCGGCGGTTTTATCAATGACGGCGACGGAGGAGGGAGCCGTGAAGTCTGTTTTGCCTGGAAATGGCATATCCATCATG GTGAATGGATGTACTGGCAAAATGGGGAAAGCTGTAATCAAAGCAGCTGACTCTGCAGGAGTAAACATAGTTCCCACTTCCTTTGGATCTGCTTCCGAGGCTGGGCAGACCGTTGAGGTGTGTGGGAAAGAGATCACCGTGCACGGTCCTACAGAGAGAGAAGAGTTTCTTTCCTCAGTGTTTGAGAAGCACCCTGAGCTTATTGTTGTCGACTACACCATCCCCACTGCAGTCAATG ATAATGCGGAGCTGTATAGCAGAGTGGGTGTTCCTTTTGTAATGGGAACAACTGGTGGAGACAGGGAGAAACTGTATGAGAGTGTTGAAGAAGCAAGGATCTATGCTGTGATCTCCCCACAGATGGGTAAACAGGTTGTTGCATTTCTTGCGGCGATGGAGATTATGGCTGAGCAGTTTCCAGGAGCCTTTTCTGGTTATTCCTTGGAG GTGATGGAGTCTCATCAAGCTAGTAAGTTGGATGCGTCCGGGACAGCAAAGGCTGTCATCTCTTGCTTCCAGGAACTAGGAGTGTCTTACGACATGGATCAG ATACAATTGATTAGGGATCCTAAGCAGCAAGTTGAGATGGTTGGGGTTCCGGAAGAGCATGTCTCTGGTCACGCTTTCCATCTCTATCACTTGACATCACCTGATGAAAC TGTCTCCTTTGAGTTCCAGCATAATGTCTGTGGCAGATCAATATACGCTGAGGGTACTGTTGACGCGGTGCTTTTCCTTGCCAAAAAG ATTCGGTTGAAAGCAGACCAGAGAATCTACAACATGATCGATGTTCTGAGAGAGGGAAACATGCGTTGA